From the genome of Myripristis murdjan chromosome 22, fMyrMur1.1, whole genome shotgun sequence, one region includes:
- the clic4 gene encoding chloride intracellular channel protein 4: MSLSVPQNGVKPDSEPVIELFVKAGSDGESIGNCPFSQRLFMILWLKGVVFNVTTVDLKRKPADLQNLAPGTHPPFITFNGEVKTDVNKIEEFLEDVLCPPKFAKLGARHPESNTAGMDIFAKFSAFIKNSKPDANEALERGLLKTLQKLDEYLRSPLPDEIDHNSIEDVKVSSRKFLDGDEMTLADCNLLPKLHIVKVVAKKYRGFDIPKEMTAIWKYLNNAYMREEFTNTCPSDKEIEIAYADVAKRLVK; this comes from the exons GCGGGGAGTGATGGCGAGAGCATCGGGAACTGCCCCTTCTCTCAGAGGCTCTTCATGATCCTGTGGCTGAAGGGAGTGGTCTTCAACGTCACCACAGTGGACCTCAAGAG GAAGCCAGCGGACCTCCAGAACCTGGCGCCCGGAACACACCCGcccttcatcaccttcaacgGCGAGGTCAAGACCGACGTCAACAAGATCGAGGAGTTCCTTGAGGACGTCCTCTGCCCACCCAA GTTTGCTAAGCTCGGCGCCAGGCACCCTGAGTCCAACACAGCTGGTATGGACATCTTTGCCAAGTTCTCAGCCTTCATTAAGAACTCAAAACCAGACGCCAATGAAG CTCTGGAGCGCGGGCTGCTGAAGACGTTGCAGAAGCTGGATGAATACCTGCGCTCGCCGCTGCCCGATGAGATCGACCACAACAGCATCGAGGACGTCAAGGTCTCCAGCCGCAAGTTCCTGGACGGAGACGAGATGACCCTGGCCGACTGCAACCTGCTGCCCAAGCTGCACATAGTGAAG GTGGTGGCCAAGAAGTACAGAGGCTTCGACATTCCCAAAGAGATGACGGCCATCTGGAAGTATCTGAACAACGCCTACATGCGCGAGGAGTTCACCAACACGTGCCCCAGCGACAAGGAGATCGAGATCGCTTACGCGGACGTAGCCAAGAGGCTGGTCAAATAA